TTTTCCGCAACATTTAAGATATCCTCCAGAGCCAATGGTTCAAAATAGAGACGATCCGCTACGGAGTAATCTGTACTGACCGTTTCTGGATTATTGTTCATGACAATTGCTTCATAACCCATGTTCTTTACGGCCAAAGCAGCTTGGACTGAACAGTAGTCAAACTCTATACCTTGACCAATACGGATTGGTCCAGAACCTATTACGAGTATTTTTTGATTCTCACTAACTTCTGCCTCATCTTCCCCGGTCCAGGTTGAATAGAAATAGGGTGTCTGTGCTTCAAATTCAGCAGCACAGGTATCAACTAATTTGTATCCCGGCTTCAATCCTAATTCCTTCCATTTTTGCCGAACATCCTTCGCCTGAATCTGGTAGGTTTCTGTAAACCATTCGTCACTAATGTTTATTTGCTTTGCCTGTTTTACTAAAGTGACGGGAACATCTTCCCACTTAAACGCTGCTAATTGCTGTTCAAGTTCGACAATCCCCTTTATCTTTTGTAAAAACCATGGATCAATCGCTGTAAAGTTGTTTGCCTCTTCAATCGTCATCCCGCTTCGAAACATTTCTGCGATAGCAAATAATCGTAAATCTGTTGCATTTTCCATATGATCAATTAGCACTTCTTTGTCTGCCTTCCTAAATGCGGGCAAACAGAGACTTGAAAGACCACATTCTAGTGACCGAATCCCTTTGTTTAGTGCGCCTTCAAACGTCCGGTCAATTGCCATCACTTCACCGGTCGCCTTCATCTGTGTTCCTAATGTGCGGTCTGCATCCGTAAACTTATCAAATGGAAACCGTGGCAATTTGACAACTACATAATCAAGCGCCGGTTCAAAGGATGCATATGTTGTTCCGGTAATCGGATTGATGATTTCATCCAAATGGTATCCAACTGCACATTTCGTAGCGATCCCCGCAATTGGATAACCAGTGGCCTTTGAGGCGAGAGCGGAAGAACGACTCACCCTCGGGTTAACCTCAATAATCACATATTGTTCGGAATGCGGGTCAAACGCGAATTGAATATTGCAGCCGCCAACAATCTTTAAGGCCCGGATAATTTTTAATGATGCGTTTCGGAGCACCTGATAGTTGACATCCGATAATGTTTGCGATGGTGCGACAACCATTGAGTCACCAGTATGAACACCTACTGGATCAATATTCTCCATATTGCACACAATCAGGCATGTATCATTGGCATCCCGCATCACTTCATACTCGATTTCCTTCCAGCCCTTTATGCTTTTTTCAATTAATACTTGATGAATAGGACTTGAAGTCAGGCCATTGTTAAGAACTACTTCTAACTCTGCTTCGTTAGCGGCGAATCCTCCACCAGATCCTCCAAGTGTATATGCCGGCCTGATAATAACCGGAAATCCAATCTCCTGAACAAATTGATGCCCTTCCTCAAAAGTGTGAATGATTTTTGATTCCGAAATCGGTTCATCAATATCAATCATTAATTGCCGGAACTTTTCCCTGTCCTCTCCACCTTGAATGGATTCGATGGAAGTTCCTAATAGCTCAACATCATATTTTAGCAGGATATTTTTTGCATCCAATTCGACCGCCAGATTTAAACCCGTTTGTCCACCAAGCGTTCCAATAACCCCATCAGGCTTCTCCTTCTTAATAATCTTTTCAATCGTTTCAACGGTGAGTGGTTCCAGATAAATTTTGTCAGCAATTTTCTCATCGGTCATGATTGTTGCGGGGTTATTATTGATTAAGATGACCTCGATGTTTTCTTCTTTTAAGGCGAGACAGCTTTGTGTTCCTGCGTAATCGAATTCTGCCGCTTGCCCGATCACAATTGGTCCTGATCCTATCACTAACACTTTTTTAATATCATTTCGTAGTGGCATATTTTAGGTCACCTGCCTTTCCAACAGTGGCTAGAAATTCTTTGAAAATATGTTCCGTATCAGAAGGTCCGGGATGTGATTCTGGATGAAATTGAACCGTCACAATTGGCAGTTTTTTATGCTTTAATCCTTCTATCGACTGATCATTGATATTTCGGTATGTTACGCCGAATATTTCATGGTTAATACTGTCTTCTGTTACTACATATCCATGATTCTGCGGCGTCATCCAAACCTTGCCACTTTCAATTTCCTTAACCGGGTGAT
This Virgibacillus phasianinus DNA region includes the following protein-coding sequences:
- the carB gene encoding carbamoyl-phosphate synthase (glutamine-hydrolyzing) large subunit, translating into MPLRNDIKKVLVIGSGPIVIGQAAEFDYAGTQSCLALKEENIEVILINNNPATIMTDEKIADKIYLEPLTVETIEKIIKKEKPDGVIGTLGGQTGLNLAVELDAKNILLKYDVELLGTSIESIQGGEDREKFRQLMIDIDEPISESKIIHTFEEGHQFVQEIGFPVIIRPAYTLGGSGGGFAANEAELEVVLNNGLTSSPIHQVLIEKSIKGWKEIEYEVMRDANDTCLIVCNMENIDPVGVHTGDSMVVAPSQTLSDVNYQVLRNASLKIIRALKIVGGCNIQFAFDPHSEQYVIIEVNPRVSRSSALASKATGYPIAGIATKCAVGYHLDEIINPITGTTYASFEPALDYVVVKLPRFPFDKFTDADRTLGTQMKATGEVMAIDRTFEGALNKGIRSLECGLSSLCLPAFRKADKEVLIDHMENATDLRLFAIAEMFRSGMTIEEANNFTAIDPWFLQKIKGIVELEQQLAAFKWEDVPVTLVKQAKQINISDEWFTETYQIQAKDVRQKWKELGLKPGYKLVDTCAAEFEAQTPYFYSTWTGEDEAEVSENQKILVIGSGPIRIGQGIEFDYCSVQAALAVKNMGYEAIVMNNNPETVSTDYSVADRLYFEPLALEDILNVAEKEKVAGALIQFGGQTAINLAKGLEEEGITILGTSTEAIDQLEDRQHFYDTLKELNIPHIEGETANNADQLQEAANRLGFPILVRPSYVIGGQSMFIFYNSHELERHLNMDDHQSWPLLVDRYMPGIECEIDAISDGKQVLIPGIFEHIEKAGVHSGDSTAIFPPLSLSEDIKSVIVDYTNRICTSLQISGLMNIQFVITEETVYVLEVNPRSSRTVPIISKVTGVPMVETAVNVQLGKGIEQQGKESGLLPEPSFYSVKAPIFSATKLKNVDFVLGPEMKSTGELLGIGASADAALEKAIFSQGENILHFTEDKPIILCAMSDREKGESIEVVKTLTNRGFQIGATPETAAFYQKHEIPISHIIGELDSIKKLLASNQVAAILNGPTQGRNQGSFGFGLRELAVQYHVPLFTCLDTVKAAVKLPEKASQKTVLTLSEYRKTQATINKGSENYVKS